TAAGATTACCAAGCCCATATCAGTATGATAATATTGGTTCTTAACTAAGATTATTGTCTGTGTTTGTGAGTGTATTTTTTTGTTCCTGTCTCAGTTAAATAGTAACACAGAAACgagtttctgtgaattgcttaTTCTCATTAACAAACTTTCAAGATAGCATGTAGGGAACATGATCACTTTGATGCATTGATGGATCGGATGGCTTTAAACAGATCGTTTTGTTTCAACGGTTTGCTTAGACAAGCATCCATCCCAgcttctgttgtcttgtcaGTTTCTTCAGAACCCGCTGTATGAGCAGTCAGACCGAATATTGGTATATGAGCACCGTATAGTTTCTCCTCTTTTCTTATCTCCTTAGTTGCTTCATATCCATTCATTACTGACATCTGCATTAAAACCAGTATATGTACATTAGTATAATCCAAACTTTGAGTACAATCTATTAATCTGTTAATGAAAATTGCATCCAAACTAGTATAGTTACCTCACAATCCATCAATATACAATAGTAAGGAAGAGTCATAGATTCTCCATGTTTCATCTGATTGGCTAGTTCTTTGGAAACAAGTTGAAAAGCTTCTTTGCCATTTGAACATAGATCAGTAGTTGCACCTTGCTGTTTGACTATTCTACTAGCCAATTCTCGAGCCAATAAGTTGTCATCTACAACCAGAATCTTCTTCCCACTTAATGGTAGCTTCTCACTTGGATTGCTTGTCTTGGTCGATTCCCCAGGTTCTTGTATTTCACTTAGAAATTGAGTCTTAGACATATGATAAGATGAGTACCTGTAATTATGTTCATGGATTGAAAGGGTCTTGTTCAAAAGCATCTTGAACTCACTGCTTGTACTACCAACTTCTTCGATTTCATGCTTGACCCTTCTAGAAGGAACTGTAGTTGAAGATGAAGCCTCAAATTCTGGAAGAAGTCTCACCACTTGGAACAAACGAGTCCCATGGAATGGCTTGTACATAATAGTGTCATTTGTGTCAAAGAAAGAGTTGTCGGTGGTACGAGCCAGTGGATTCATTAGCCAAAAAACTCGGCAAGTAGTGTTTTCGAGGCTGTTTTTGAACTCATTCACCACCTCTAACAGCTGTGAAATTGGTCCAGCAGTTGTATCCATTACCATTACTACTAACCCACCCGATGTTCCCCGAGGTAGATGATCAATAGTAGTACTCCTTTTGAAGAGGGAAAGTGCGTAGTTTTCGCCATTTGTTTCAATGGCTTTGTAAGGACTCTGGGATGCTGAAGAGTCTGTGCTTGAGTTGTCACCACTGTTGTTCCCTTGCTTCATGCACTTCACTTGGTTGAGAATACTAGGAAGTTGTTCCCACTGTTCCACCAACAAAACATTTATCCCAAGTCTCTTCATGAAATTCAGTGAAACTCTTCTCCTTTCATCGTTTTGAATCATTAGGATAACATAAGAACTATCTACCTTAGGACTTGGACTACAGTTCGGGTTGAGTGTGCTTATTTGGCTAACACCTTCTTCTTCTTGCTTACCAATGTTACTTGGTACCAGCTCATTAGTTTCCAATTCATGGTCTTCCTTATTAGTAGCAGTACTACTATTATTAGTAGCATTAGTTTCCAATTCATTTTGGTCTTCTTTAGTAGTACAGCTATTATTATTGTCAAAGGCATCCTCACACACAGAGAGAAGAATATTGAACCTGAAGCAAGCTCCCTTTtctccaatgttcttgtccacGACAGAGATTTCTCCATGCATCAATTCTACCTGAAAGCAGTCAAAATACAAAATGAGTTTAGAGCTGTTTGACAAAATAGATGTTTGTTTTGAAAATTCTTTGTAAAATAGTCTTTCTAGCAAGAGTGTTGAGTGTGTGTCAACTATGTCCGATAATACTACTTTGGGTATAATTACTTACCAAAGACTTGACAATACCAAGTCCTAAGCCAGTGCCTCCTTTAATTACAGTAGTATCTTTGTCTTGGACATAGTTTTGGAAAAGCGCCTTTCGTTTTTCCTTCGGGATTCCTTTCCCTGTGTCATCCACTTCAAACACAAAGTCCATAACATGCGGATCGTTCTTGACCATATTCATGGATTGATCATCATCAGCAGCAGCAACAGCATCATGGTCATGGTCGTTCTCATGAGCTTTTTTCTTTTGAGACAAGCATGGAAATAGTTTCTTTATAACTCCTTCATTTGGTGGGGTGTCATTGATTGAGCTATTTGTGAAGCATGGTTTTCTAGCCCAAGCTCTAAGAACCACTTGACCATGATTTGGTGTACATTTGACAGCATTGCTTAACAAGTTGCATAGTATCTGTTTAAGCTTGATTCTATCACCTTTGACATGTGAAAACTTTATCACAGAGGCATCACAAGGGTCCAAAATCATATCAATTTCTCTACTAGCTCCAACAGGGTGGTACAAATCAGCTACTTCTTCCAAAAGAGGAGCCATTTCAAACTCTTCCTCTTCTAGCCTCATCATTCCAGCCTCAATTTTGCTTGTGTCAAGAATGGTGTTCAATATACCTTCAAGTCACATAAAATTGTcacatattaaaacaaaaaaggaGAAAAGCAAAATCAAGATATGGATTATGAATTATGAGTGTTATTACCTAAAAGGTCCTTGGTACAAGCATCCATTTGTCTTAAATTAGTTTCAAGCTCAGTGCCAGGAGTAACCTCCTTATAAGACAACTCTATGAGACCACTAATTCCAGCCAAAGGAGCTCTAATGTCATGGCTGGCTCTTGCAAAAGCTAGGCTTCTGTTTTGAGTCCTCTCCTCAGCTAGTTTGGTTGCCTCCCGTTGCTCCATCAGTGCATCTCTCAGATAATTCTCTATTATTGAGTCTCTGAAATTTATGAACACAAAGCTGAATATTGGAAGAATGGTTGTCACCATTATTGATACTAGAAGGATGAGCTGCACTGTACTTTGCTTGTGCACAAAGTTCACCATTTCACTTTGTGGCACTGCCAATGCATACACCTGAAAACCCACATACAAAAATGAAGAAGTCAATTGAGGAAGACCATTCTATGCAACGAATTCAAAAGAAATAAATAGGTAGAAATTGTTGTAGGAAAAGTAGTACATACCGATTGCACCCCAATCACATCAAGTTGAGAACAATAGAAGTCATAATTGGTTCCTTCAATATTCACAACTGTAGTACTTATCACTGGTGATGGTGAAGATCTCCCACTGCTATAAGAATAACATTTAACACTTGCATTATGATCACCACTACCATTCGGTTCAATCAATTCAAATGAGACTGAAACATGATTACTATGATCCTCTACATCAACGACCATCTTAGTCCCTTTGAGCCCATGATTAACAACCATTTCTCCACCTTTGGTAGCCAAGTACAACaagctactactactactactactactactcacATCACCATATAACTCATCACTTAGGTCTTTGACCAAATACCCTAGAACAATGAGACCTTTGCCACGGTTAACAGTGGCTGAGTTTTGGAGTAAGAGATCATGACCATTGTCCCATTTGGTTCCTAGAAAAGCATAGGAGCCATTCATGCTGTTCAAGGCTAAGTCTGTGAAGGAGCTTGCATTAATGGTGGTGAATGGTTTGAATGTGGTGACATCTCCAAGTGTCTTTCCAGTGTCATGATCAACTCTTTGTTTGTACCAATTGGTGTTTTTCATGGGGGTGGAATAATAGTGAGGAGAGTAGATCATAAATATTTGATTGAGTTGGTCCATGGAGTAGGATATAACTTGACCATCTTTTCCAATGTATGAGATTTGACCAAGGTGTGGGGTCATTAGTAGCGATTGGAATAAAAGTGGCGCCACCTATAAAATAATTAGCAAATTTTAATATTACATAGTTTTTATTCTTCAATAAACctcataattatttatttatatttaattatatattttatcaaatataatattaatattctatACAAAACGGTAATGGATTTTATGAACTTAATTTATTACACAAACATGTTTGATGTATTTATTATAGTTATAGGcagtaaataatatatattaattattttatatttttattataatttatcatatttattatttgaatatataGTAATACTATCACGCTATATATACtatttcattaatttattttttaaaatatatggataaataataagaaatattaataaataaatttatatatttatatatatttaaatactatgcatttcaatcatatttgaaaaatacatgaaaaaagttacttttatattaattagtataaaaatatgaaatttaaaaaaaaaaaaaatacttattatCTCTAAtgctttattattgttttaattgtcaactaattatattttataatccacacaaaaaaaaaaattaattaattttacaaacacaaataaatatattacttATTATTTAGGTAATTACATGTATATCTTTTATGTCATtagtttttttcattattttttatagcataattttattaattattttaattttttttttaaaaaaaaaatttattagggCAGGGTTAGCTGGGTACCCTATGCGAGTTAGAGTAATATTTGtaacttataaaaaattataggaTAATAGGGTAGGCTATGGGTGGgtagaacttttttttttataaggtaGGGTCGTGAAATAAGCATACCCTACTCATACCTTATTTGTTGacattcttaaattaatttaatttattttaattttaatttaaatttaacttaatatcattattttttttcaattaactTTTATGATATTGTAATGATTAATACAAtataactaataaaaataattttctaatataatgttatatatatatattttaatgttctagttatttttaataaaaaaaatagataatttaaattttaaattcgaTTATATATGTATCACTAACTAATTTATCAGCCAAGTAGGATAGAAAGTAACACAATGTGCACAACTTTGCAAAGGGAAtagttcaaaataaatttttaataacacAAAAGATTTAGAGAGTGCAATAAGGTAGTAATAACAGTTTTAAGATAAAAGCCCTACTTATTCATTTTTCTATTAAAAGAAGGCCACACAAATATATtgaaaacaaaactaaaactaaaGTTCATATAGGAATGACATACACGTACTGCACCGTAAgaaaaacaatcaaacaaacttaaaaaaaaaacccacatATGTGATTTTACAACTAGaacaaacataaaattaagataaaaggTATGTAATCATTTCACCTatcttttgtcaaaataaagatTTAGTATCATATATTTTCATTTCAACAATATTTAAAAGTtgaattcaaattaaataaaattttataatataaaaatgatcTTCAATTATATGTTTATACAAATTCAAATggaaattttgaatttctatgcttgaAATGACACTTCATAACAAAATATCCTACAAATCTCCATATCTCAAAAATATGTTATTATTCTTCTCACAACCGAACATCAACTCTTTCTCTCCAATTTATTCTCCTTATGATCAtggagacaaaaaaaaaagtttttgatgATTTAAAACTTGCACACAAAAAAGTTCAACTAAGACACTAATATATGCACTTCGAACAGTTAATGATTTTCTTAGGTTttcttttcacaatttttttatatttaaaacgttaaaatttacataaaatcGAGTTCAACTTGATGAAAACTCGATGCTCCTCGTTTCCAACTCGATGAGCCTGTctctttaaaaaatataataataaaaaaactcaattaaaagTCAATGCTCCTCGATGCCCAGCTTGATGGGGCCTTTGAATCATGATTTTCACAAAAAACTAGATAAAAACTCGATGTCAACTCAATACTCCTTGACAAATCTTGATGTAATTTGTTAAAAATTCATAATTTGTCACACGAGTGTCTTTTtgaggtaattttttttaattagggtaCTTATTTTATCTATACTTAAGAGTTGTGTATATGCACTTTTGAGAagtataaagttttaaaaaataacaaaagcaTCTCAAAACATGAGGtatttgttgaattttttggaGTACTTTTAAGCTTCCCACTTCCCAAATGTCCATATACTCATTTTCAATGTGTAAAGTTTGAACAAATgcccaaattaaaaataatcacTTCAAAAGGACACCTGAGTCAAAAATTATGCATTTTAACTACTAATTGTATCGAGATTAGTTGATGTGCACAATTTTTatcgagtttttttttttaaaaaaaatataattttatgatcCTATATTGAGTTGGgcattgagttttatttttttatttatctttattatttaatgaattCATTATTTTAAGGCCCCATTGAGATGACATCGAGGAGTATCGTgcaaattttaatgtttttgactGAAAAATTGGATGAGATATAGATGGTGATGTAGTTCCCATACTCCATAGGAGAAGAGAGAGGAGAGGGAGAGAGCAAGGAAATAGTTAAGAGAAAGTGTGGCTGTTTAGAGAAATGTACTTTAGGTAGAAGCTAGAAGCTGAATCAtgcattataatattttttagatagAGAGATTATATATGTTGAATATTTTTGTTATGGAATTAATGTCATGTTAAGGATGAAATCTtgtattcaaatttaattatttatatagttatatataacTTAGAACAATTTGATTAAATTGATAAAcaattattaatcaaatttaactTGTGTATTATAGAAAACACATGTTACTAAACTTGTGTTA
Above is a genomic segment from Cannabis sativa cultivar Pink pepper isolate KNU-18-1 unplaced genomic scaffold, ASM2916894v1 Contig3, whole genome shotgun sequence containing:
- the LOC115715762 gene encoding histidine kinase CKI1 produces the protein MIKHVKEDVHVSSNHLHSQLKSQIERTTRLFSQTTSSTPNLARFLDSSFNGSNLSFSDIEIKVAPLLFQSLLMTPHLGQISYIGKDGQVISYSMDQLNQIFMIYSPHYYSTPMKNTNWYKQRVDHDTGKTLGDVTTFKPFTTINASSFTDLALNSMNGSYAFLGTKWDNGHDLLLQNSATVNRGKGLIVLGYLVKDLSDELYGDVSSSSSSSSSLLYLATKGGEMVVNHGLKGTKMVVDVEDHSNHVSVSFELIEPNGSGDHNASVKCYSYSSGRSSPSPVISTTVVNIEGTNYDFYCSQLDVIGVQSVYALAVPQSEMVNFVHKQSTVQLILLVSIMVTTILPIFSFVFINFRDSIIENYLRDALMEQREATKLAEERTQNRSLAFARASHDIRAPLAGISGLIELSYKEVTPGTELETNLRQMDACTKDLLGILNTILDTSKIEAGMMRLEEEEFEMAPLLEEVADLYHPVGASREIDMILDPCDASVIKFSHVKGDRIKLKQILCNLLSNAVKCTPNHGQVVLRAWARKPCFTNSSINDTPPNEGVIKKLFPCLSQKKKAHENDHDHDAVAAADDDQSMNMVKNDPHVMDFVFEVDDTGKGIPKEKRKALFQNYVQDKDTTVIKGGTGLGLGIVKSLVELMHGEISVVDKNIGEKGACFRFNILLSVCEDAFDNNNSCTTKEDQNELETNATNNSSTATNKEDHELETNELVPSNIGKQEEEGVSQISTLNPNCSPSPKVDSSYVILMIQNDERRRVSLNFMKRLGINVLLVEQWEQLPSILNQVKCMKQGNNSGDNSSTDSSASQSPYKAIETNGENYALSLFKRSTTIDHLPRGTSGGLVVMVMDTTAGPISQLLEVVNEFKNSLENTTCRVFWLMNPLARTTDNSFFDTNDTIMYKPFHGTRLFQVVRLLPEFEASSSTTVPSRRVKHEIEEVGSTSSEFKMLLNKTLSIHEHNYRYSSYHMSKTQFLSEIQEPGESTKTSNPSEKLPLSGKKILVVDDNLLARELASRIVKQQGATTDLCSNGKEAFQLVSKELANQMKHGESMTLPYYCILMDCEMSVMNGYEATKEIRKEEKLYGAHIPIFGLTAHTAGSEETDKTTEAGMDACLSKPLKQNDLFKAIRSINASK